CGCGTTGTCTGTAGATAGCTTTGGATGGGGTATGTATAGCTCTATGCCGAGTTTGTCTGCAAGCATGCTAAACCTCTGGCGAAGTCCGGTGTTTGCGGAAACTCCACCAACCACTATCAATCTCCTTACCTTAGTTAGTTCCAAAGCTCTTAAGGTTTTGGCTTCCAACACATCCAAAACCGCATTTTGAAACGAAGAAGCCAGATCTTCTTTTGAATACTCACCAGATTCTACAATACGTCTTACTGCGGTCTTTAACCCACTGAAAGACATATTAAGCGTTGGCTCTTCTATCATAGGTCTTGGTAAATTATACGTAGGTTTTCCCTCCTTTGCTAACCTGTCCAATATAGGCCCACCTGGATAGCCAAACCCCATAAGCCTTGCGGTTTTGTCGTAGCTTTCTCCCACCGCATCGTCCAAGGTTCCACCTAAGAATGTGTATCTTCCAAAACCTTCAACTAAGTATAGGTCTGTATGACCTCCGGAAACGATCAAAGCCAAAAACGGATAAGGAATAGGTTTTTCCACGAAAACAGAGTATATGTGTCCTTCTAAGTGATGCACGGGCACTAAGGGTTTCCTTAGGGCATAGGCGATGGATTTAGCAAAGGATACACCTACCACTAAGGAAAGTATAAGACCGGGAGTTAAGGTAAAAGAGATAAAATCAATCTTACTTAGGTTAAAGTTTGTCTTTTTAAGAAGAAGATCCAGGAGGGGCAAAAGATTTTTGGTGTGTTCTCTTGCAGAAAGCTCTGGGACCACCCCACCAAACTCTTGGTGGATTTTAGTCTGAGAAAGCAGAACATCTCCTATTAATCCGCGCTCTTGAGAATACAAAGCTAAGGCAGTTTCATCGCAGGAGGTTTCAACTGCTAAGGTTATCATATGTTAGCTACTCTCCTTAGCTTTTGTCCCGATTTTATCAATTCCAAAGCTTTGCTTAGCTGAGGGTCCATTTCTGGTATAACTATTAGTCCGTTCTTACCTTGTAGTTTTCTTTGCCTTATGGCCTCTCGCAGAGCTTCTTCTTGCTTTTCAGTCATGGCTATTTCAACATCTGGAGTTATACCGCTTTTGTGTATGAGTTTGCCAAGGGGAGTGTAATAGTAAGCAACTGTCAGTTTTAAGGCGGAACCATCTTCCATAGGTATGATGTTTTGCACGGACGCTTTACCGTAGGATTTCTCTCCCAAAATAATAGCCCTTTTGTGATCCTGTAGGGCACCAGCTACGATCTCTGAGGCACTTGCAGAACCTCTGTTTATCAACACAACTAAAGGAAGATCATCAGGTATTATTGGCTTCCGTCTGGAAAAGTATCTTTGGGTTTCCCCATTCCTGCTTTTTGTATAAACTATGAGCTTTCCTTCGGGCAAAAATAGGTCTGTCACATTTACCGCTTCACTCAAAAGTCCTCCAGGATCATTTCTTAGGTCCAAAATCAAGCCATTAGCTCCTTTGGCAAGCAGTTCTTTGATAGCCCTTTCTACTTGAACGCTTACCTTTTCGTTAAACTGAGAAAGCTTTATATAGCCTACGTTTTCTCCTACCATTGTCCACTTCACGCTCTCTATCTTTATTAACGCCCTTTCCAGCTCTACCATTATAGGCTTGTCCATACCCTTTCTGTATATAGAAAGTCTTACTTTTGTTCCCACCTTACCTCTAATCCTTTGCACCACATCCATAAGACTCATGTTTGATGTATCTTCTCCATCTACTTCAAGTATTATGTCACCTGGCTTTATACCTGCTCTGTAAGCAGGGGTTCCTTCTATGGGAGATATAACTATAGGCCTTCCTTTTTCCATACCTATTT
The sequence above is a segment of the Thermocrinis jamiesonii genome. Coding sequences within it:
- a CDS encoding S41 family peptidase; this encodes MRKLNKLGSIGIAILTFSLGFIVGFASQGKQAEDEYKYLRIFTDALKIVKDNYVEPVSTKDLIYGALNGMTRALDPFSAFFDPKQYENFKQETEGEFGGIGIEIGMEKGRPIVISPIEGTPAYRAGIKPGDIILEVDGEDTSNMSLMDVVQRIRGKVGTKVRLSIYRKGMDKPIMVELERALIKIESVKWTMVGENVGYIKLSQFNEKVSVQVERAIKELLAKGANGLILDLRNDPGGLLSEAVNVTDLFLPEGKLIVYTKSRNGETQRYFSRRKPIIPDDLPLVVLINRGSASASEIVAGALQDHKRAIILGEKSYGKASVQNIIPMEDGSALKLTVAYYYTPLGKLIHKSGITPDVEIAMTEKQEEALREAIRQRKLQGKNGLIVIPEMDPQLSKALELIKSGQKLRRVANI
- the tsaD gene encoding tRNA (adenosine(37)-N6)-threonylcarbamoyltransferase complex transferase subunit TsaD, which codes for MITLAVETSCDETALALYSQERGLIGDVLLSQTKIHQEFGGVVPELSAREHTKNLLPLLDLLLKKTNFNLSKIDFISFTLTPGLILSLVVGVSFAKSIAYALRKPLVPVHHLEGHIYSVFVEKPIPYPFLALIVSGGHTDLYLVEGFGRYTFLGGTLDDAVGESYDKTARLMGFGYPGGPILDRLAKEGKPTYNLPRPMIEEPTLNMSFSGLKTAVRRIVESGEYSKEDLASSFQNAVLDVLEAKTLRALELTKVRRLIVVGGVSANTGLRQRFSMLADKLGIELYIPHPKLSTDNAVMIAYAGLERFKRGITAPDDINPEPNIPLETFGRLWS